Proteins encoded by one window of Juglans regia cultivar Chandler chromosome 15, Walnut 2.0, whole genome shotgun sequence:
- the LOC108980062 gene encoding dof zinc finger protein DOF5.4-like codes for MQDIHSIGGGGRLFGTVTGGGSGVGGGTGDRRRPHHHHHHHPQQGHHQAALKCPRCDSLNTKFCYYNNYNLSQPRHFCKSCRRYWTKGGVLRNVPVGGGCRKAKRSKPKSASSDASTPQQQQQVQQRERKTNSNSSSESSSLTATNTNTATEAVSAVTEVPSLSSSSNLLSLHDSKLFISNPSFEPGLQLEQGSDCGIFSEIGSFTSLITASNEALPFGFNSVSDINPFRLNQQSHDRHEVQENQQQQQQQQQWQQQKVTRAGDEITGDLLDQTVQVDLSSLQQNRSSGGGFGSWDWQVSGDQGLFDLSNAVDQAYWSQSQWTDQDHTTLYLP; via the coding sequence ATGCAAGACATCCATTCGATCGGAGGGGGCGGGAGGTTATTCGGAACTGTCACCGGCGGCGGTAGCGGTGTAGGAGGAGGAACCGGGGACCGGAGGCGGCCACATCATCACCACCATCACCACCCGCAACAGGGCCATCACCAGGCGGCCCTCAAGTGCCCACGGTGCGATTCGCTCAACACCAAGTTCTGCTACTACAACAACTACAACCTTTCCCAGCCCCGCCACTTCTGCAAGAGCTGCCGCCGATACTGGACTAAAGGCGGCGTCCTTCGAAACGTCCCGGTCGGCGGTGGTTGCCGTAAGGCCAAGCGTTCCAAGCCTAAGTCGGCTTCCTCCGATGCATCTACTccgcagcagcagcagcaggtGCAGCAGCGAGAGCGCAAGACTAACTCGAATTCTAGCAGCGAGAGCTCCAGTCTCACTGCCACAAACACCAACACCGCCACGGAGGCTGTCTCAGCGGTGACCGAGGTGCCTTCTTTAAGCTCATCTTCGAATCTGCTGAGCCTCCACGACTCCAAGTTGTTCATATCGAACCCTAGTTTCGAACCGGGGTTGCAGTTGGAACAAGGTTCCGACTGCGGGATATTCTCGGAGATCGGAAGCTTCACGAGCCTGATTACGGCGTCGAACGAGGCATTGCCTTTTGGGTTCAATTCTGTTTCGGACATCAATCCGTTTAGGTTGAATCAACAAAGCCACGATCGTCATGAGGTTCAAGAAAatcaacagcagcagcagcaacagcaacagTGGCAGCAGCAGAAGGTGACGAGGGCTGGCGATGAGATCACGGGTGATCTGCTGGATCAGACGGTCCAGGTAGATCTATCATCCTTGCAGCAAAACAGATCAAGTGGTGGAGGATTCGGATCGTGGGATTGGCAAGTGAGTGGGGATCAAGGTCTGTTCGATCTTTCTAACGCTGTTGATCAAGCATACTGGAGTCAGAGTCAATGGACCGACCAAGACCACACAACTCTATATCTCCCGTaa